The Flavobacterium psychrotrophum region CTACATTAATGCAAACAAAACAACCGATTATGAAAGAGAAATAACACTTTTTAAGACTTAATTATCAATGAATTAAAGTTTTTAAGTTGTTTAATTTAATTTTTTATATGTTTTGGCGCACTACTCTTGTCGATTATGTGAGTGTGTATGATAAATTTAATTGCATTGAATAGTCAAAAAATAAATACAATCGTATTTAATTAGGTAACTCATCGAAATGGCGCACACAGAGGACACATCAAATTTTCAGTTATCATTAAACCAGTAAGTTAAGAAGATGTGGCTGGTTATTGAGATAATCTACATAAAAGCCGCGCTCTTTCATATTAGCTAACAGTACTTCATACTCTGAGGCATTTTTAAGCTCAATGCCTACTACAGCGGTACCTTTTTCTTTACTATTCTTTTTGGTGTATTCAAAATGGGTAATGTCATCGGTAGGGCCAAGAACATTCATTACAAACTCTCGCAGGGCGCCCGGCCGTTGTGGGAATTTTACAAGGAAGTAATGCTTGAGACCTGCATATAACAGTGCACCCTCTTTAATTTCTTCCATACGGGTAATGTCATTGTTACTGCCGGATATAATGCATACCACATTCTTGCCTTTTATCTCGTCGGTAAACTGGTCAAGCGCCGCTACAGATAATGCTCCTGCGGGTTCGGCTACAATAGCATCTTTATTATACATACTCAGTATTACCTGGCAAATACGGCCTTCATCTACCGTGCGCATATCATGCAGGGTTTGACGACAGATGTCAAAAGTAAATTCGCCTACCCTTTGCACGGCTGCACCGTCTACAAATTTATTGATACGGTCCAGGTGTACTGTTTCGCCTTTGTCAAGTGCTTTCTGCATACTGGGCGCTCCCGTAGGCTCTACCCCTATTATTTTAGTATTAGGCGAAAGCTGTTTAAAAACACTGCTTAGCCCTGCTGCGAGTCCACCTCCTCCTATAGGCACAAATATATAATCTATGGGTTGCGGCAGCTGTTCCAGCAATTCTAGGGCTATGGTAGCCTGACCTTCAATAATTTTAGGATCGTCAAACGGGTGTATGAATACTGCGCCTCGCGATTCACAAAAATCGGTCGCGGCATATTTTGCCTCATCAAAGGTATCTCCGGCCAAAACCACATCTACATAGTCTCCGCCAAACATTTTTACCTGCTCCAGCTTTTGTCCCGGTGTGGGAGTAGGCATAAAAATAGTGCCGTGCACCTGCATTTTATTACAAGCAAACGCCACACCCTGTGCATGGTTACCCGCGCTGGCACATACTACACCTTTAGCAAGGTCGGCAGCACTAAGCGTAGCCATTTTGTTATAGGCACCGCGCAACTTATACGAGCGTACCGGCTGCAAATCTTCACGCTTAAAATAAATGTGCGCATCATAAATTTCGCTGACAGTACGGTTTAGCGTAAGTGGTGTGCGGTTAACAATGCCATTTAGCCTCTCAGCAGCTTCCTGAACATCTGGTATTGTGGGGAAATATGTTGTCTTGGTATTCATTATATATGATTATACCTACGCTCTGTCATTGCGAGCAGAGGTACGGAGCGCGGCAATCTCATTCAAGTTAATTGATGAGATTGCTTCGTCGTTCCTCCTCGCAATGACAGCCAGATAGGTACGTTATTATTATATGCTAAGAATAGCTTTTGCTTTCGCCGGGTGCCTAGTTATTCTCCGGCCTCAGGCTACGCACGGTTTTACCGGCTTGCCACATTTCGCTTTCGCGAAGTTCAGCCAGCTCGGCATCCAGTTTTACGCGGTAGTCCGGCTTGCTGTTACTGCTGATAGAGAATCCGGCTTCTTTTCCTGTAGCTACGCTATCGTACAACTCTTCAAATACAGGCTTGGTAGCATCTTTAAAACGCTTCCACCAGTCTAATGCGCCACGTTGCGCGGTAGTAGAACAGTTAGCATACATCCAGTCCATACCGTTTTCAGATACTAAAGGCATAAGCGATTGTGTAAGTTCTTCTACCGTTTCGTTAAATGCTTCAGACGGTGAGTGCCCTTTAGATCGAAGCACCTCATACTGTGCTGCAAAAATTCCCTGTATTGCACCCATAAGTGTGCCGCGCTCTCCGGTAAGGTCAGAATATACTTCTTTACGGAAATCGGTTTCAAAAAGATATCCAGAACCAATAGCAATGCCCAGTGCCACTACCCTATCCCAGGCTTTACCTGTAGCATCCTGAAAAATGGCGAAGCTGCTGTTAAGCCCGCGGTTTTGCAAAAACATACGGCGTAGTGATGTACCAGAACCTTTAGGAGCCACAAGGAACACGTCTACATTTTCTGGCGGAACAATGCCTGTTTGCTCATTAAAGGTTATGCCAAAGCCATGCGAGAAATAAAGCGCCTTACCCGCAGTAAGATTTTCTTTAACCAGTGGCCAGTACTCTATTTGTGCAGCATCGCTAAGCAGGTAACATATGATAGTACCTTTTTGCAGTGCTTCTTCAATTTCAAAAAGTGTTTCGCCCTCCACAAAGCCATCTGCAACAGCTTTATCCCATGAAGGCGAATTTTTGCGCTGGCCCACAATTACGTTAATGCCGTTATCTTTTTGGTTAAGCGCTTGGCCGGGACCCTGAACGCCGTAGCCTATTACAGCTACTACCTCATCTTTTAATACTTCCTGTGCTTTTTGTAACGGGAACTCATCGCGGGTAACCACGTTTTCTTCTACCCCGCCAAAATTTAATTTTGCCATTTTTTGTCTGTTTATTTTTTAATTAAGTTTCTTATTTTTTAAGTTTCTGAGCTACTAAGCAGCTAAGGCTTCGAGCCAGCTTCACTCAAATTTCATGGACATCCCAAATTGTCATTCTGACGACAGGAGGAATCTCTTAATTTTAAAACCATTTCAATAACGAGATTGCTTCGTCGTACCTCTCCACAATGACAGAACGTACTGACAGTACGTTTGAGTGAAGCTACTCCTTTCTTGAGAGGGGTTGAAGTCGTGTTGCGCTTACTTTATGACTTTACAACTTTCGACTTTACAAACCCCAGCTTACATTGTAAACACGCCATCGCGTTGGTCAAGGAACTCGTTTTCTATAGCGGGTTCGCTTGGTTTGGCGGCTTCAAATTCCATTACAGCTTTGTGTATGCCTTCGCTGGCCTTTATAACCGCTATACGCGCACTACGTACAAACTCTATCAATCCCCAGGGCTGCAATGCGGCTACAAGTGCATCTATCTCTTCGCGATGCCCTGTGGTTTCAAACACGGTATAGTCATGACGTATAACTACTGTATTGGCACCATACTGGCGCAGCAGGCGCTCTACCTTTACTTGTTCGGCTATTACTTTAGTAGGTACTTTATACATGGCCATTTCCTGCCATACAATTTCTTCATCAGTATTAAAAAATACCTTTAGCACTTCTACCTGTTTTTCTATTTGTTTTACAGCTTTTTCCACTACATCCCTACTTTCATTGATAAGAATGGTAAAACGGCTGATGCCTTCAACCTCGGCAGGGCAAACATTCATTGTTTCAATGTTTATCTTCCTGCGCGAAAACACTATAGCAATGCGGCCCATAAGCCCCACATGGTTTTCGGTATATGCTGTTATGGTAAATTCCTGTTTCATTTTTTTTAAAGTTTCTTAGCGGCTGAGCTGCTTAGTTTCTGAGGTTAGCTTTACCCATGCTTTTTTTCTATACCTGACAGGTTTTAAAAACCTGTCAGGTATAGTTCACGGCAAGAGTGGCAACAACAAACAATGAACTATAAACAATTTAACTACGGGCTTTGCCTGCTATATTTCCTCCCTGCTCAATACAATATCACTCACACTCCTGCCTTGTGGCACCATAGGGAACACGTTATTTTCTTTACCTACCATTACTTCCAGCAGGTAGCTGCCATCGTGTTCCAGCATGGTTTTAAGCGCATCGGTAAGTTTGTCGCGTTCGCTTACACTTTTACCCGGTATGCCATAACCTTTTGCTACCTGAACAAAATCAGGACTCTGTATATCTACAAACGAATAGCGCTTTTCATGGAACAGCTGTTGCCACTGGCGCACCATACCTAAGAAACAGTTGTTTAATATCAGTATTTTTACATTGGGCTTAAACTGCATGATTGTTCCCAGTTCCTGTATTGTCATCTGGAAACCACCATCACCAATTACCGCCACGGTAGTACGGCTTGGGTCGCCATATGCCGCGCCAATGGCAGCCGGAAGTGCAAAACCCATAGTTCCAAGGCCACCACTCGTAACATTGCTCTTGCTTTTATTATATTCCGCATAACGGCAGGCAACCATCTGGTGCTGGCCTACATCGGTTACTATGATAGCCTCGCCTTTTGTAAGTTCGTTAAGAATCCGAATTACCTCACCCATAGTCAGTGTATCGGTTTCAGGGTACACCTCATCATGAATGACTTTTTCTACCTCCTGTTTTTTACAGTCAATGAATTTTCGGTGCCACCCCGCATGCTTACGTTCCTCTATAGCAGCCGTAAGCATTGGAAGCGTTTCTTTACAATCACCCCATACCGGTACATCTGCCTTTACATTTTTATCTATTTCAGACGGGTCGATATCCAGATGGATGATCTTCGCCTGTTTGGCATACATATCTAACCTGCCGGTAACGCGGTCGTCAAAACGCATCCCTATTGCAATAAGTACGTCACATTCGTTCGTAAGCTTATTAGGTCCATAATTACCGTGCATACCCACCATACCCACACCCAGCGGATGATCTGTAGGAATGGCACTCATCCCCATAATGGTCCACGCTGCGGGTATACCCGATTTTTCAATAAACACCTTAAATTCTTCTTCGGCTTTGCCAAGAATTACGCCCTGCCCAAAAACGATGAACGGACGCTCAGCCGCATTGATAAGTTTTGCGGCTTCTGCAATATATTCAGGTCGCACTACAGGTTTAGGCCTGTAGCTGCGAATGAAATTGCATTTTACATACTCTGTAAACGCTATCTTTTGCAGTTGTGCATTTTTTGTAATATCAATAAGCACAGGACCCGGCCTGCCCGATCCCGCTATGTAGAATGCCTTGGCAATAACGGCAGGCAACTCTTCTGCATCGGTAACCTGGTAATTCCATTTGGTAACCGGTGTGGTAATGTTTATTACGTCCGTCTCCTGAAAGGCATCAGTCCCCAGCAGATGTGCGAATACCTGACCTGTAATACATACAAGCGGCGTACTATCTATCATGGCATCGGCTAGACCGGTAACTAAGTTAGTTGCACCGGGACCGCTCGTAGCAAACACGATACCCGTTTTACCGGATGCCCGTGCAAAGCCCTGTGCTGCATGTATACCGCCCTGCTCATGGCGTACCAGTATGTGCTGTAGCTTATCGGCATAGTCATAAAGTGCATCATAAATAGGCATGATGGCACCACCAGGGTAACCAAATATAGTGGTTACGCCCTCCTTAAGGAATGCTTCAAGTAAAACCTGCCCACCGCTATGGGTTTTAGGAGCTTCAACTTCAACAGGAACTTCTTTTAATGTGGTATCTGCTTTTTCAATTGTCTTTTGCATACAACTTAATTTTATTTGTCCTACGACGTTGCCGTAGGCTTATAGATTTGACCCTTACAGGGTCTTTGGCATTGATATTTAGAATCTAAACCCCCCCACCCTGCGGGCAGCTTCACTATACTTTATATGTCTGTGCGACACGCACTAGAATTCATCTGTTACACAGCCCTCGGCAGCCGAAGACACCGTACGGGCATATTTATACAGCAATCCGCTTTTTACCTTTAGCTCAGGCTGTTGCCAGGCAGCCCTGCGCTGTGCCAGTTCTTCATCGCTAAGCAATACATTAATGGTATTGTTTACCGCATCCAACTCTATAATGTCATCATCCTGAACCAAACCTATAGTACCACCGTCATATGACTCGGGAGTAATATGCCCCACTACAAAACCATGGGTGCCGCCACTAAAGCGGCCATCGGTAATGAGGGCTACGCTCTTGCCAAGTCCTGCGCCAATAAGGGCACTGGTAGGTTTAAGCATTTCCGGCATTCCGGGTGCACCTTTAGGCCCCTCATTCTTTATCACGATCACATCGCCGTGCTGTACTTTTCCACTCGAAATACCTTCTATAAGATGTTTTTCGCCGTCAAAAACACGGGCAGGGCCTGTAAACTTCTCCCCTTCTTTGCCTGTAATTTTAGCCACGCTGCCGCCTGTTGCCAGATTTCCGTAAAGGATACGCAGGTGTCCATCGGGCTTGATAGGATTAGAAAGGGGACGGATTATTTTTTGGGTTTCAAAATCAAGAGAAGGAACGTCTGCCAGGTTCTCGGCTAACGTTTTTCCGGTTACGGTAAGGCAATCGCCGTGCAGCAGGCCTTCCTGTAACAGATATTTCATAACGGCAGGAATACCGCCGTTGTTGTGCAAATCCTGCATTAAATACTTGCCACTCGGCTTAAAATCAGCCAAAACGGGCGTAGTATCGCTCATGCGCTGAAAATCATCCTGTGTTACCGATACGCCTACGCTTTTAGCCATGGCTACAAAGTGCAGTACAGCATTTGTACTACCGCCCAGTATTACGATAATGCGCATGGCATTTTCAAACGCCTTACGCGTCATGATATCTGTAGCCTTAATATCTTTTTCAAGTAACAGCCTTATATATTTGCCGGCATCCAGGCATTCCTGTTGTTTCTCTGGGCTTAGTGCCGGATTTGAAGATGAATAAGGCAAACTCATACCCAGAGCCTCTATTGCAGATGCCATAGTATTTGCGGTATACATACCACCACAGGCTCCTGCTCCCGGGCACGCATTGCGTATCACACCCTGAAAATCAGTTTCGCTCATGGTACCGGCTATTTTACCACCCAGTGCCTCAAATGCCGAAACAATATTGAGGTCTTCGCCTTTATAACATCCGGGGGCTATAGTACCGCCATATACCATTATAGACGGCCTGTTTAGCCTGCCCATAGCCATAATGCTACCCGGCATATTTTTATCGCAACCGGGAATGGTAATGAGTCCGTCATAATACTGCCCTCCGCAAATGGCCTCAATACTATCGGCAATAACATCGCGGCTTACAAGGCTGTAGCGCATCCCAGCGGTACCGTTACTCATACCGTCGCTCACACCAATAGTGTTGAATATAAGCCCGGCCATGTTGTTATCCCAGGTTCCCTGCTTTACAACTTTAGCAAGGTCGTTAAGGTGCATATTGCAGGTGTTTCCATCATAACCCATACTGGCTATGCCCACCTGTGCCTTATCCATATCATCATCTGTAAAACCTATGCCGTACAGCATGGCTTTGGCCGCAGGCTGTGTGTCATCCTGCGTAAATATTTTAGAAAACTTATTTAATTCCATTATTGTTTGTAGTTCAGGGTTCATGGTTTAGAGTTACTCACTCTTGCCTTTAAACCTCAACTTAATATTTAGTTTGTGTGTGTATTTGTAACTACTCTGCCCTGCTGGCACCCTCAAAAGGGGAATAGCTTCACTCCTGTTGATAACATATTGTGTGGCTCAACTATAAACGATGAACCACAAACAAAAAACTACCGCAGTTGCAGCTTAAACTCCTCAAGGTTCTTGCCTACTACAAGGTTACTGTATCCTTTCTGGATAATGGCACACAGGCTGCTGTCCCAGTCTTTTGTAAACGGTATATCATCTAACGATTCTAATGCAATAACTTCTGCGGCAGTACCACAAAAGAAGGCAGCATCTGCACCACGCATTTCATCGGGTGTGAAGAATTTTTCTACTACAGGAATATCCAGTTCTTTGCACATTTCTATAACCGTGGCGCGGGTAATACCCGGAAGTATACTCCCCAGAGACGGTGTATATAACGTGCCGTCTTTTTCAAAAAAAACGTTGGCTCCGCTACTTTCGGCAACATAGCCCTTAGCATCCAGTAACAAAGCTTCATCATAACCTTTATGGCGCGCTTCTTCGCATGCCAGTATAGAATTTACGTAGTGTCCGCTTGCCTTGGCTTCGATGCGAAACGCTTTAGGATTTGGGCGCTCAAAGCTGCTGGTCATTACACGTTGTTTACCAGAAAGGTACCCGTTGCTCCATCCCCATGCCTCTATAGCCAGGTAACTCTCCTTCCCCCTGCTCAATGACATATTTGGCGAACAAAATACCAGCGGGCGGATGTAGGCATCGCTAAGCCCGTTACGCTCTAAAAGTTGGTAGGTAAGTGCGGTAAGTTCCTCGGTAGTATATTCAAACGGAATGTACATCATCTCTGCACTGCGGCGCAGGCGGTCGTAGTGTTCTTGTGCTTTAAAAATTCTTGTGCCGTTATCTGTCTTATACGACTTAATACCTTCAAAAACGGCATAACCGTAGTGTAGTGATTGCCCGTAAAGATTAGTAGTTGCTTCGGTTGCTTTTACAAACTCGCCGTTGTAATAAATAATCGTGTCGCTGTTGTAATACATGTATGCTGTTTTTCTGTTTGTTTATATACTAAATACCGGATACAAAAAAGCCGTTCCTTTATGAGGGAACGGCTTTTATATATCTGATATATCTACACGGTATCCCTCACATTAATTGCTAATGAGAATAATGTTGTGCAGGACTA contains the following coding sequences:
- the ilvA gene encoding threonine ammonia-lyase, translated to MNTKTTYFPTIPDVQEAAERLNGIVNRTPLTLNRTVSEIYDAHIYFKREDLQPVRSYKLRGAYNKMATLSAADLAKGVVCASAGNHAQGVAFACNKMQVHGTIFMPTPTPGQKLEQVKMFGGDYVDVVLAGDTFDEAKYAATDFCESRGAVFIHPFDDPKIIEGQATIALELLEQLPQPIDYIFVPIGGGGLAAGLSSVFKQLSPNTKIIGVEPTGAPSMQKALDKGETVHLDRINKFVDGAAVQRVGEFTFDICRQTLHDMRTVDEGRICQVILSMYNKDAIVAEPAGALSVAALDQFTDEIKGKNVVCIISGSNNDITRMEEIKEGALLYAGLKHYFLVKFPQRPGALREFVMNVLGPTDDITHFEYTKKNSKEKGTAVVGIELKNASEYEVLLANMKERGFYVDYLNNQPHLLNLLV
- the ilvC gene encoding ketol-acid reductoisomerase; protein product: MAKLNFGGVEENVVTRDEFPLQKAQEVLKDEVVAVIGYGVQGPGQALNQKDNGINVIVGQRKNSPSWDKAVADGFVEGETLFEIEEALQKGTIICYLLSDAAQIEYWPLVKENLTAGKALYFSHGFGITFNEQTGIVPPENVDVFLVAPKGSGTSLRRMFLQNRGLNSSFAIFQDATGKAWDRVVALGIAIGSGYLFETDFRKEVYSDLTGERGTLMGAIQGIFAAQYEVLRSKGHSPSEAFNETVEELTQSLMPLVSENGMDWMYANCSTTAQRGALDWWKRFKDATKPVFEELYDSVATGKEAGFSISSNSKPDYRVKLDAELAELRESEMWQAGKTVRSLRPENN
- the ilvN gene encoding acetolactate synthase small subunit; translation: MKQEFTITAYTENHVGLMGRIAIVFSRRKINIETMNVCPAEVEGISRFTILINESRDVVEKAVKQIEKQVEVLKVFFNTDEEIVWQEMAMYKVPTKVIAEQVKVERLLRQYGANTVVIRHDYTVFETTGHREEIDALVAALQPWGLIEFVRSARIAVIKASEGIHKAVMEFEAAKPSEPAIENEFLDQRDGVFTM
- the ilvB gene encoding biosynthetic-type acetolactate synthase large subunit, which gives rise to MQKTIEKADTTLKEVPVEVEAPKTHSGGQVLLEAFLKEGVTTIFGYPGGAIMPIYDALYDYADKLQHILVRHEQGGIHAAQGFARASGKTGIVFATSGPGATNLVTGLADAMIDSTPLVCITGQVFAHLLGTDAFQETDVINITTPVTKWNYQVTDAEELPAVIAKAFYIAGSGRPGPVLIDITKNAQLQKIAFTEYVKCNFIRSYRPKPVVRPEYIAEAAKLINAAERPFIVFGQGVILGKAEEEFKVFIEKSGIPAAWTIMGMSAIPTDHPLGVGMVGMHGNYGPNKLTNECDVLIAIGMRFDDRVTGRLDMYAKQAKIIHLDIDPSEIDKNVKADVPVWGDCKETLPMLTAAIEERKHAGWHRKFIDCKKQEVEKVIHDEVYPETDTLTMGEVIRILNELTKGEAIIVTDVGQHQMVACRYAEYNKSKSNVTSGGLGTMGFALPAAIGAAYGDPSRTTVAVIGDGGFQMTIQELGTIMQFKPNVKILILNNCFLGMVRQWQQLFHEKRYSFVDIQSPDFVQVAKGYGIPGKSVSERDKLTDALKTMLEHDGSYLLEVMVGKENNVFPMVPQGRSVSDIVLSREEI
- the ilvD gene encoding dihydroxy-acid dehydratase — encoded protein: MELNKFSKIFTQDDTQPAAKAMLYGIGFTDDDMDKAQVGIASMGYDGNTCNMHLNDLAKVVKQGTWDNNMAGLIFNTIGVSDGMSNGTAGMRYSLVSRDVIADSIEAICGGQYYDGLITIPGCDKNMPGSIMAMGRLNRPSIMVYGGTIAPGCYKGEDLNIVSAFEALGGKIAGTMSETDFQGVIRNACPGAGACGGMYTANTMASAIEALGMSLPYSSSNPALSPEKQQECLDAGKYIRLLLEKDIKATDIMTRKAFENAMRIIVILGGSTNAVLHFVAMAKSVGVSVTQDDFQRMSDTTPVLADFKPSGKYLMQDLHNNGGIPAVMKYLLQEGLLHGDCLTVTGKTLAENLADVPSLDFETQKIIRPLSNPIKPDGHLRILYGNLATGGSVAKITGKEGEKFTGPARVFDGEKHLIEGISSGKVQHGDVIVIKNEGPKGAPGMPEMLKPTSALIGAGLGKSVALITDGRFSGGTHGFVVGHITPESYDGGTIGLVQDDDIIELDAVNNTINVLLSDEELAQRRAAWQQPELKVKSGLLYKYARTVSSAAEGCVTDEF
- a CDS encoding branched-chain amino acid transaminase, yielding MYYNSDTIIYYNGEFVKATEATTNLYGQSLHYGYAVFEGIKSYKTDNGTRIFKAQEHYDRLRRSAEMMYIPFEYTTEELTALTYQLLERNGLSDAYIRPLVFCSPNMSLSRGKESYLAIEAWGWSNGYLSGKQRVMTSSFERPNPKAFRIEAKASGHYVNSILACEEARHKGYDEALLLDAKGYVAESSGANVFFEKDGTLYTPSLGSILPGITRATVIEMCKELDIPVVEKFFTPDEMRGADAAFFCGTAAEVIALESLDDIPFTKDWDSSLCAIIQKGYSNLVVGKNLEEFKLQLR